Below is a window of Parus major isolate Abel unplaced genomic scaffold, Parus_major1.1 Scaffold549, whole genome shotgun sequence DNA.
AGGGGTGGGGTACTGGGTTGGGGGGTCCTGTCCGAGCCCCCCGtttctctccccaccccagAGAATCGGCTGCTGCCCACGGAGCTGCGGCACGAGGCGCTGGCCCTGCAGAAGGAGCTCGAGTTCGACTTCGAGGCACCGGGGGGTGAGTGGGACCCCCAAATTGGGggagagggtggggagagggacCCCCAAAATGGGGAgaagggtggggagagggaCCCCCAAATTGGGAGGGAATGGTGGGGAGAGGGANNNNNNNNNNNNNNNNNNNNNNNNNNNNNNNNNNNNNNNNNNNNNNNNNNNNNNNNNNNNNNNNNNNNNNNNNNNNNNNNNNNNNNNNNNNNNNNNNNNNNNNNNNNNNNNNNNNNNNNNNNNNNNNNNNNNNNNNNNNNNNNNNNNNNNNNNNNNNNNNNNNNNNNNNNNNNNNNNNNNNNNNNNNNNNNNNNNNNNNNNNNNNNNNNNNNNNNNNNNNNNNNNNNNNNNNNNNNNNNNNNNNNNNNNNNNNNNNNNNNNNNNNNNNNNNNNNNNNNNNNNNNNNNNNNNNNNNNNNNNNNNNNNNNNNNNNNNNNNNNNNNNNNNNNNNNNNNNNNNNNNNNNNNNNNNNNNNNNNNNNNNNNNNNNNNNNNNNNNNNNNNNNNNNNNNNNNNNNNNNNNNNNNNNNNNNNNNNNNNNNNNNNNNNNNNNNNNNNNNNNNNNNNNNNNNNNNNNNNNNNNNNNNNNNNNNNNNNNNNNNNNNNNNNNNNNNNNNNNNNNNNNNNNNNNNNNNNNNNNNNNNNNNNNNNNNNNNNNNNNNNNNNNNNNNNNNNNNNNNNNNNNNNNNNNNNNNNNNNNNNNNNNNNNNNNNNNNNNNNNNNNNNNNNNNNNNNNNNNNNNNNNNNNNNNNNNNNNNNNNNNNNNNNNNNNNNNNNNNNNNNNNNNNNNNNNNNNNNNNNNNNNNNNNNNNNNNNNNNNNNNNNNNNNNNNNNNNNNNNNNNNNNNNNNNNNNNNNNNNNNNNNNNNNNNNNNNNNNNNNNNNNNNNNNNNNNNNNNNNNNNNNNNNNNNNNNNNNNNNNNNNNNNNNNNNNNNNNNNNNNNNNNNNNNNNNNNNNNNNNNNNNNNNNNNNNNNNNNNNNNNNNNNNNNNNNNNNNNNNNNNNNNNNNNNNNNNNNNNNNNNNNNCGTCGCGGGACCCCAGCGCCCGCCTGCGGCTCTTCGCCAAGGTGGGCGGGGCCTGGGCTGGGCGGGGCCGGTTTGGGGTGTGGTCAGTGCTGGGTGTGACTCAGGTGGGTGGGGTTGGTTTGGGGTGTGGTCAGTGCTGGGTGTGGTCAGTGTTGGGTGTGACTCAGGTGGGTGGGGCCGGTTTGGGGTGTGGTCAGTGCTGGGTGTGGTCAGTGCTGGGTGTAGTCAGTGCTGGGTGTGGCTCTGGTGGGTGTGGTCAGTTTTGGGTGTGGTCAGTGCTGGGTGTGGCTCTGGTGGGTGTGGTCAGTGCTGGGTGTGGTCAGTGCTGGGTGTGGCTCTGGTGGGTGTGGCTCTGGTGGGTGTGGTCAGTGCTGGGTGTGGTCAGTGCTGGGTGTGGCTTAGGGGGGTGGGGTTGGTTTGAGGTGTGGCACTGTGTGGGTGTGGCTCTGGTGGGTGTGGTCAGTGCTGGGTGTGGTCAGTGCTGGGTGTGGCTTAGGGGGGTGGGGTTGGTTTGAGGTGTGGCACTGTGGTGGGTGTGGCTCAGGTGGGTGGAGCCAGTTTTGGATGTGGTTGGTGCTGGGTGTGGTCAGTGTTGGGTGTGGCTCAGGTGGGTGTGGCCGTTTTGGGGTGTGGTCAGTGCTGGGTGTGGCTCCAGTGGGTGTGGCCGTTTTGGGGTGTGGTCAGTGCTGGGTGTGGCTCCAGTGGGTGTGGCCGTTTTGGGGTGTGGTCAGTGCTGGGTGTGGCTCAGGTGGGCGGAGCCAGTTTGGGGTGTGGCTCTGGGTGGGTGTGGCTCAGGTGGGTGGAGCCAGTTTGGGGTGTGGTCATTGTTGGGTGTGGCTCAGGGGGGTGGGGTTGGTTTGGGGTGTGGCTCTGGGTGGGTGGAGCCAGTTTGGGGTGTGGTCAGTGCTGGGTGTGGCTCAGGTGGGTGTGGTCAGTGCTGGGTGTGGCTCAGGTGGGTGGGGCCAGTTTTGGGTGTGGTCAGTGCTGGGTGTGGCTTTGAGGCACCGTGGTACCCTCTGGGGGGGCTTTGGGGACACTGGGTGACCCTCAGGGTGGCTCTGGGGCACAATGGGACCCTCAGGGTGGGTTTTGGGGACCCTGGGTGACCcttggggggttttggggacaCAATGGGACCCTCAGGGTGGCTCTGGGACACAATGGGACCCTCAGGGTGGCTCTGGGGCACAATGGGACCCTCAGGGGGGGTTTTGGGGCACAGCGTGACCCTCAGGGTGGCTCTGGGACACAATGGGACCCTCAGGGTGGGTTTTGGGGACAAAGGGTGACCCTCAGGGGGGTTTTGGGGACACAATGGGACCCTCAGGGATGGTTTGGGGACACAATGGGACCCTCAGGGTGGCTTTGGGGCACAGCGTGACCCTCAGGGGGGGTTTTGGGGACACAATGGGACCCTCAGGGGGGTTTTGGGGACCCNNNNNNNNNNNNNNNNNNNNNNNNNNNNNNNNNNNNNNNNNNNNNNNNNNNNNNNNNNNNNNNNNNNNNNNNNNNNNNNNNNNNNNNNNNNNNNNNNNNNNNNNNNNNNNNNNNNNNNNNNNNNNNNNNNNNNNNNNNNNNNNNNNNNNNNNNNNNNNNNNNNNNNNNNNNNNNNNNNNNNNNNNNNNNNNNNNNNNNNNNNNNNNNNNNNNNNNNNNNNNNNNNNNNNNNNNNNNNNNNNNNNNNNNNNNNNNNNNNNNNNNNNNNNNNNNNNNNNNNNNNNNNNNNNNNNNNNNNNNNNNNNNNNNNNNNNNNNNNNNNNNNNNNNNNNNNNNNNNNNNNNNNNNNNNNNNNNNNNNNNNNNNNNNNNNNNNNNNNNNNNNNNNNNNNNNNNNNNNNNNNNNNNNNNNNNNNNNNNNNNNNNNNNNNNNNNNNNNNNNNNNNNNNNNNNNNNNNNNNNNNNNNNNNNNNNNNNNNNNNNNNNNNNNNNNNNNNNNNNNNNNNNNNNNNNNNNNNNNNNNNNNNNNNNNNNNNNNNNNNNNNNNNNNNNNNNNNNNNNNNNNNNNNNNNNNNNNNNNNNNNNNNNNNNNNNNNNNNNNNNNNNNNNNNNNNNNNNNNNNNNNNNNNNNNNNNNNNNNNNNNNNNNNNNNNNNNNNNNNNNNNNNNNNNNNNNNNNNNNNNNNNNNNNNNNNNNNNNNNNNNNNNNNNNNNNNNNNNNNNNNNNNNNNNNNNNNNNNNNNNNNNNNNNNNNNNNNNNNNNNNNNNNNNNNNNNNNNNNNNNNNNNNNNNNNNNNNNNNNNNNNNNNNNNNNNNNNNNNNNNNNNNNNNNNNNNNNNNNNNNNNNNNNNNNNNNNNNNNNNNNNNNNNNNNNNNNNNNNNNNNNNNNNNNNNNNNNNNNNNNNNNNNNNNNNNNNNNNNNNNNNNNNNNNNNNNNNNNNNNNNNNNNNNNNNNNNNNNNNNNNNNNNNNNNNNNNNNNNNNNNNNNNNNNNNNNNNNNNNNNNNNNNNNNNNNNNNNNNNNNNNNNNNNNNNNNNNNNNNNNNNNNNNNNNNNNNNNNNNNNNNNNNNNNNNNNNNNNNNNNNNNNNNNNNNNNNNNNNNNNNNNNNNNNNNNNNNNNNNNNNNNNNNNNNNNNNNNNNNNNNNNNNNNNNNNNNNNNNNNNNNNNNNNNNNNNNNNNNNNNNNNNNNNNNNNNNNNNNNNNNNNNNNNNNNNNNNNNNNNNNNNNNNNNNNNNNNNNNNNNNNNNNNNNNNNNNNNNNNNNNNNNNNNNNNNNNNNNNNNNNNNNNNNNNNNNNNNNNNNNNNNNNNNNNNNNNNNNNNNNNNNNNNNNNNNNNNNNNNNNNNNNNNNNNNNNNNNNNNNNNNNNNNNNNNNNNNNNNNNNNNNNNNNNNNNNNNNNNNNNNNNNNNNNNNNNNNNNNNNNNNNNNNNNNNNNNNNNNNNNNNNNNNNNNNNNNNNNNNNNNNNNNNNNNNNNNNNNNNNNNNNNNNNNNNNNNNNNNNNNNNNNNNNNNNNNNNNNNNNNNNNNNNNNNNNNNNNNNNNNNNNNNNNNNNNNNNNNNNNNNNNNNNNNNNNNNNNNNNNNNNNNNNNNNNNNNNNNNNNNNNNNNNNNNNNNNNNNNNNNNNNNNNNNNNNNNNNNNNNNNNNNNNNNNNNNNNNNNNNNNNNNNNNNNNNNNNNNNNNNNNNNNNNNNNNNNNNNNNNNNNNNNNNNNNNNNNNNNNNNNNNNNNNNNNNNNNNNNNNNNNNNNNNNNNNNNNNNNNNNNNNNNNNNNNNNNNNNNNNNNNNNNNNNNNNNNNNNNNNNNNNNNNNNNNNNNNNNNNNNNNNNNNNNNNNNNNNNNNNNNNNNNNNNNNNNNNNNNNNNNNNNNNNNNNNNNNNNNNNNNNNNNNNNNNNNNNNNNNNNNNNNNNNNNNNNNNNNNNNNNNNNNNNNNNNNNNNNNNNNNNNNNNNNNNNNNNNNNNNNNNNNNNNNNNNNNNNNNNNNNNNNNNNNNNNNNNNNNNNNNNNNNNNNNNNNNNNNNNNNNNNNNNNNNNNNNNNNNNNNNNNNNNNNNNNNNNNNNNNNNNNNNNNNNNNNNNNNNNNNNNNNNNNNNNNNNNNNNNNNNNNNNNNNNNNNNNNNNNNNNNNNNNNNNNNNNNNNNNNNNNNNNNNNNNNNNNNNNNNNNNNNNNNNNNNNNNNNNNNNNNNNNNNNNNNNNNNNNNNNNNNNNNNNNNNNNNNNNNNNNNNNNNNNNNNNNNNNNNNNNNNNNNNNNNNNNNNNNNNNNNNNNNNNNNNNNNNNNNNNNNNNNNNNNNNNNNNNNNNNNNNNNNNNNNNNNNNNNNNNNNNNNNNNNNNNNNNNNNNNNNNNNNNNNNNNNNNNNNNNNNNNNNNNNNNNNNNNNNNNNNNNNNNNNNNNNNNNNNNNNNNNNNNNNNNNNNNNNNNNNNNNNNNNNNNNNNNNNNNNNNNNNNNNNNNNNNNNNNNNNNNNNNNNNNNNNNNNNNNNNNNNNNNNNNNNNNNNNNNNNNNNNNNNNNNNNNNNNNNNNNNNNNNNNNNNNNNNNNNNNNNNNNNNNNNNNNNNNNNNNNNNNNNNNNNNNNNNNNNNNNNNNNNNNNNNNNNNNNNNNNNNNNNNNNNNNNNNNNNNNNNNNNNNNNNNNNNNNNNNNNNNNNNNNNNNNNNNNNNNNNNNNNNNNNNNNNNNNNNNNNNNNNNNNNNNNNNNNNNNNNNNNNNNNNNNNNNNNNNNNNNNNNNNNNNNNNNNNNNNNNNNNNNNNNNNNNNNNNNNNNNNNNNNNNNNNNNNNNNNNNNNNNNNNNNNNNNNNNNNNNNNNNNNNNNNNNNNNNNNNNNNNNNNNNNNNNNNNNNNNNNNNNNNNNNNNNNNNNNNNNNNNNNNNNNNNNNNNNNNNNNNNNNNNNNNNNNNNNNNNNNNNNNNNNNNNNNNNNNNNNNNNNNNNNNNNNNNNNNNNNNNNNNNNNNNNNNNNNNNNNNNNNNNNNNNNNNNNNNNNNNNNNNNNNNNNNNNNNNNNNNNNNNNNNNNNNNNNNNNNNNNNNNNNNNNNNNNNNNNNNNNNNNNNNNNNNNNNNNNNNNNNctgtcccctctctgtcccctccctgtcccctccctgtcccctccctgtcccccgCAGGTTGGGACCATCCTCAAGCACCTGTTCCCGGTTCCCCGTCCCGACAGTCGCCGCGTGGTGACCTTCGCCAACGAGGACGACGTCATCCTCGTGCGGTGGGTGCCAccttggggacacggggacagggacagacccctcccctccccacgCTGACCCCCCCTGACGCCCCCTCCCCCCGCAGGAACCACGTGTACCGGCGCCGGGGGCGGACggtggagctggaggaggtCGGACCCCGCTTCCAGCTGAGGCGTGAGTGTccccctggtgtccccaagtgtcccctggtgtccccctggtgtccccctggtgtccccctggtgtccccaagtgtccccaagtgtccccctggtgtccccaagtgtccccaagtgtccccctggtgtccccaagggccccctgctgtccccaagtgtcccccTGGTGTCCTCAAgtgtcccctggtgtccccaagggtccccaagtgtccccctggtgtccccaagtgtcccctggtgtccccaagtgtccccctggtgtccccctggtgtccccaagtgtctccctggtgtccccaagggtccccctggtgtccccaagtgtcccccagtgtccccaagtgtccccaagggtccccctggtgtccccctgtgtcccccctgtgtccccaagtgtcccccagtgtcccctggtgtccccaagtgtccccgTCGTGTCCCCAAGGgtccccccagtgtccccaagtgtccccaagtgtccccctggtgtccccaagtgtccccagcctgtccccgtgtccccccagccTACCTGATCCGCCTGGGgaccctggagcagggagaggcgGCCGACGTCGAGTGGCGCTGGCACCCGTACACGGCCACGGCCCCCAAACGGCGCCTGCTGAGCGCCACCTGAGCCCCCCCAGCACCTGGGGAGACCCCCCAGCACCTGGGGAGACCCCTGAACACCTGGAGAGACCCCCCTGAGCACCTGGAGAGACCCCCCAACACCTGGAGAGACCCCCCTGAGCACCTGGAGAGACCCCTGAACATCTGGAGAGACCCCCCAGCACCTGGAGAGACCCCCCTGAGCACCTGGGGAGACCCCCTGAACACCTGGAGAGACCCCCCAACACCTGGAGAGACCCCTGAACATCTGGAGAGACCCCCCAGCACCTGGGGAGACCCCTGAACACCTGGAGAGACCCCCCAGCACCTGGGGAGACCCCCGAACATCTGGGGAGACCCCTGAACACCTGGGGAGACCCCTGAACATCTGGAGAGACCCCCCTGAGCACCTGGAGAGACCCCTGAACACCTGGAGAGACCCCTGAACATCTGGAGAACTCCCTGAACACCTGGAGAGACCCCTGAACATCTGGAGAACTCCCTGAACACCTGGAGAGACCCCTGAACATCTGGGGAGACCCCTGAACATCTGGAGAGACCCCTGAACATCTGGGGAGACCCCTGAACATCTGGAGAGACCCCCCAGCACCTGGAGAGACCCCTGAACATCTGGGGAGACCCCCCAGCACCTGGAGAGACCCCCTGAACACCTGGGGAGACCCTGGAGCACCTGGAGAGACCCCTGAACATCTGGAGAGACCCCTGAACACCTGGAGAGACCCCTGAACACCTGGAGAGCCCCCCTGAGCACCTGGGGAGACCCCAGAACATCTGGAGAGACCCCCCAGCACCTGGAGAGACCCCCTNNNNNNNNNNNNNNNNNNNNNNNNNNNNNNNNNNNNNNNNNNNNNNNNNNNNNNNNNNNNNNNNNNNNNNNNNNNNNNNNNNNNNNNNNNNNNNNNNNNNNNNNNNNNNNNNNNNNNNNNNNNNNNNNNNNNNNNNNNNNNNNNNNNNNNNNNNNNNNNNNNNNNNNNNNNNNNNNNNNNNNNNNNNNNNNNNNNNNNNNNNNNNNNNNNNNNNNNNNNNNNNNNNNNNNNNNNNNNNNNNNNNNNNNNNNNNNNNNNNNNNNNNNNNNNNNNNNNNNNNNNNNNNNNNNNNNNNNNNNNNNNNNNNNNNNNNNNNNNNNNNNNNNNNNNNNNNNNNNNNNNNNNNNNNNNNNNNNNNNNNNNNNNNNNNNNNNNNNNNNNNNNNNNNNNNNNNNNNNNNNNNNNNNNNNNNNNNNNNNNNNNNNNNNNNNNNNNNNNNNNNNNNNNNNNNNNNNNNNNNNNNNNNNNNNNNNNNNNNNNNNNNNNNNNNNNNNNNNNNNNNNNNNNNNNNNNNNNNNNNNNNNNNNNNNNNNNNNNNNNNNNNNNNNNNNNNNNNNNNNNNNNNNNNNNNNNNNNNNNNNNNNNNNNNNNNNNNNNNNNNNNNNNNNNNNNNNNNNNNNNNNNNNNNNNNNNNNNNNNNNNNNNNNNNNNNNNNNNNNNNNNNNNNNNNNNNNNNNNNNNNNNNNNNNNNNNNNNNNNNNNNNNNNNNNNNNNNNNNNNNNNNNNNNNNNNNNNNNNNNNNNNNNNNNNNNNNNNNNNNNNNNNNNNNNNNNNNNNNNNNNNNNNNNNNNNNNNNNNNNNNNNNNNNNNNNNNNNNNNNNNNNNNNNNNNNNNNNNNNNNNNNNNNNNNNNNNNNNNNNNNNNNNNNNNNNNNNNNNNNNNNNNNNNNNNNNNNNNNNNNNNNNNNNNNNNNNNNNNNNNNNNNNNNNNNNNNNNNNNNNNNNNNNNNNNNNNNNNNNNNNNNNNNNNNNNNNNNNNNNNNNNNNNNNNNNNNNNNNNNNNNNNNNNNNNNNNNNNNNNNNNNNNNNNNNNNNNNNNNNNNNNNNNNNNNNNNNNNNNNNNNNNNNNNNNNNNNNNNNNNNNNNNNNNNNNNNNNNNNNNNNNNNNNNNNNNNNNNNNNNNNNNNNNNNNNNNNNNNNNNNNNNNNNNNNNNNNNNNNNNNNNNNNNNNNNNNNNNNNNNNNNNNNNNNNNNNNNNNNNNNNNNNNNNNNNNNNNNNNNNNNNNNNNNNNNNNNNNNNNNNNNNNNNNNNNNNNNNNNNNNNNNNNNNNNNNNNNNNNNNNNNNNNNNNNNNNNNNNNNNNNNNNNNNNNNNNNNNNNNNNNNNNNNNNNNNNNNNNNNNNNNNNNNNNNNNNNNNNNNNNNNNNNNNNNNNNNNNNNNNNNNNNNNNNNNNNNNNNNNNNNNNNNNNNNNNNNNNNNNNNNNNNNNNNNNNNNNNNNNNNNNNNNNNNNNNNNNNNNNNNNNNNNNNNNNNNNNNNNNNNNNNNNNNNNNNNNNNNNNNNNNNNNNNNNNNNNNNNNNNNNNNNNNNNNNNNNNNNNNNNNNNNNNNNNNNNNNNNNNNNNNNNNNNNNNNNNNNNNNNNNNNNNNNNNNNNNNNNNNNNNNNNNNNNNNNNNNNNNNNNNNNNNNNNNNNNNNNNNNNNNNNNNNNNNNNNNNNNNNNNNNNNNNNNNNNNNNNNNNNNNNNNNNNNNNNNNNNNNNNNNNNNNNNNNNNNNNNNNNNNNNNNNNNNNNNNNNNNNNNNNNNNNNNNNNNNNNNNNNNNNNNNNNNNNNNNNNNNNNNNNNNNNNNNNNNNNNNNNNNNNNNNNNNNNNNNNNNNNNNNNNNNNNNNNNNNNNNNNNNNNNNNNNNNNNNNNNNNNNNNNNNNNNNNNNNNNNNNNNNNNNNNNNNNNNNNNNNNNNNNNNNNNNNNNNNNNNNNNNNNNNNNNNNNNNNNNNNNNNNNNNNNNNNNNNNNNNNNNNNNNNNNNNNNNNNNNNNNNNNNNNNNNNNNNNNNNNNNNNNNNNNNNNNNNNNNNNNNNNNNNNNNNNNNNNNNNNNNNNNNNNNNNNNNNNNNNNNNNNNNNNNNNNNNNNNNNNNNNNNNNNNNNNNNNNNNNNNNNNNNNNNNNNNNNNNNNNNNNNNNNNNNNNNNNNNNNNNNNNNNNNNNNNNNNNNNNNNNNNNNNNNNNNNNNNNNNNNNNNNNNNNNNNNNNNNNNNNNNNNNNNNNNNNNNNNNNNNNNNNNNNNNNNNNNNNNNNNNNNNNNNNNNNNNNNNNNNNNNNNNNNNNNNNNNNNNNNNNNNNNNNNNNNNNNNNNNNNNNNNNNNNNNNNNNNNNNNNNNNNNNNNNNNNNNNNNNNNNNNNNNNNNNNNNNNNNNNNNNNNNNNNNNNNNNNNNNNNNNNNNNNNNNNNNNNNNNNNNNNNNNNNNNNNNNNNNNNNNNNNNNNNNNNNNNNNNNNNNNNNNNNNNNNNNNNNNNNNNNNNNNNNNNNNNNNNNNNNNNNNNNNNNNNNNNNNNNNNNNNNNNNNNNNNNNNNNNNNNNNNNNNNNNNNNNNNNNNNNNNNNNNNNNNNNNNNNNNNNNNNNNNNNNNNNNNNNNNNNNNNNNNNNNNNNNNNNNNNNNNNNNNNNNNNNNNNNNNNNNNNNNNNNNNNNNNNNNNNNNNNNNNNNNNNNNNNNNNNNNNNNNNNNNNNNNNNNNNNNNNNNNNNNNNNNNNNNNNNNNNNNNNNNNNNNNNNNNNNNNNNNNNNNNNNNNNNNNNNNNNNNNNNNNNNNNNNNNNNNNNNN
It encodes the following:
- the LOC107199281 gene encoding uncharacterized protein LOC107199281, which codes for VLGSYLGFLRGEPGGAAGPGVYLGLGAVFRGGVLGWGVLSEPPVSLPTPENRLLPTELRHEALALQKELEFDFEAPGGEWDPQIGGEVCPLPVPSLSPPCPPQVGTILKHLFPVPRPDSRRVVTFANEDDVILVRNHVYRRRGRTVELEEVGPRFQLRPYLIRLGTLEQGEAADVEWRWHPYTATAPKRRLLSAT